A part of Paraliobacillus zengyii genomic DNA contains:
- a CDS encoding metallophosphoesterase: MTLSKLITDRDGDVEMKKGKQFIIISSILAVVSTVIKIYHDTNFFKVQPVHIQTKKIPKGSSFSILQLSDIHNKVFINNNEMFINKVSKINADVIVLTGDLIDRKTKELVHVFHLVEKLIAINPRVYFVSGNHEWDNPKREELFNGLRNRGVILLDNKSRTITLANTRLTLIGVADFTTQHADLDLAMQSREQADYTVLLSHAPDISWMLADTPIDVTLSGHTHGGQIRFPFIGGIVAPGQGYFPKLDKGLYPMKNGKYVYVDSGVGTTWFPIRFLNQSQMSLIKITGE, encoded by the coding sequence ATGACACTAAGTAAGTTGATCACAGATAGAGATGGAGATGTAGAGATGAAAAAGGGAAAACAATTCATTATTATATCCAGCATTTTAGCGGTAGTTTCTACGGTAATTAAAATATATCATGATACTAATTTCTTTAAAGTACAACCTGTTCATATCCAAACTAAAAAAATACCCAAAGGATCTTCCTTTTCGATTTTACAGTTAAGCGATATACATAATAAAGTTTTTATAAATAATAATGAAATGTTCATTAATAAAGTTAGCAAAATTAATGCAGATGTAATTGTACTGACGGGCGATCTAATTGATAGGAAGACAAAAGAGTTAGTCCATGTATTTCATTTAGTCGAAAAGTTAATTGCAATCAATCCACGTGTTTATTTTGTATCTGGAAATCATGAATGGGATAATCCGAAACGAGAAGAACTATTTAATGGATTACGTAATCGAGGTGTGATCTTACTTGATAATAAAAGTCGCACGATCACCCTTGCAAATACAAGGCTCACGTTGATTGGTGTGGCGGATTTCACTACACAGCATGCGGATCTAGATCTGGCAATGCAGAGTCGTGAACAAGCGGATTACACTGTGTTATTATCACATGCGCCAGATATATCATGGATGCTAGCAGATACACCAATAGATGTAACACTTAGTGGCCATACACATGGTGGACAAATACGCTTTCCTTTCATTGGCGGTATCGTTGCGCCTGGACAGGGTTATTTTCCTAAATTGGATAAAGGGCTTTATCCTATGAAAAATGGAAAATATGTCTATGTTGATAGTGGAGTTGGGACAACATGGTTTCCAATCCGATTTCTTAATCAAAGCCAAATGAGCTTGATAAAGATAACGGGTGAATAA
- a CDS encoding nucleotidyltransferase family protein: protein MMTILQTAKTLNLPDWWICAGFIRAKIWDTLHEFTVKTNPTDIDVIYFDKENTNEVTEKNLEAALKKLLPNVPWSVKNEARMHLPNDITPYKSSEDAISKFPETATALGVKLDAQGYVILTAPCGIEDVLQLEVRPTTYFKASEKRALLYEERIKQKNWQSIWPKLKIHHM, encoded by the coding sequence ATGATGACTATTTTACAGACAGCAAAGACATTGAATTTGCCTGATTGGTGGATCTGTGCTGGCTTTATACGGGCGAAAATTTGGGATACCCTTCACGAATTTACAGTTAAGACCAATCCGACTGATATCGACGTGATTTATTTTGATAAAGAAAATACAAATGAAGTTACAGAAAAGAACTTAGAAGCTGCGTTAAAAAAACTGCTGCCTAATGTACCTTGGTCCGTTAAGAATGAAGCAAGAATGCACCTTCCAAATGACATAACACCCTATAAATCATCTGAAGATGCAATCTCAAAATTCCCAGAAACAGCCACTGCACTTGGAGTTAAATTAGATGCGCAGGGATATGTCATTCTAACTGCCCCATGTGGCATTGAGGATGTTCTTCAGTTAGAAGTAAGACCAACTACTTATTTTAAAGCATCAGAAAAACGTGCGCTACTTTATGAAGAGAGAATAAAACAGAAGAATTGGCAATCTATTTGGCCAAAACTAAAAATCCACCACATGTAA
- a CDS encoding HAAS domain-containing protein produces MDVSKSSRDFLDDLRLYLFSSGKKENEIDEIVGELEDHLHEAETNGKNVEDIIGKTPSAYMKQIAKEMPFDLKGWLKYLPILVVAIYAYDILGYAFEGDVEYSLLRLVGNFLVMVLFIVLIAITFKYVASTKSKIKEYGAFAFLGFFPLSLFIGLIYLDRFIETPAIQFGITAKIVMIAVSVLVLVGVSIWSKTWISIIIPIIMYLPDYLLSKSSLSDDAQLLWGAWSIPIFFGIYLLITIKIEKRKAKI; encoded by the coding sequence ATGGACGTATCAAAATCAAGCAGAGATTTCTTAGATGATCTAAGGCTATATTTATTTTCAAGTGGAAAAAAAGAAAATGAAATTGATGAGATTGTTGGTGAATTAGAAGACCATTTACATGAAGCAGAAACAAATGGGAAGAATGTTGAAGATATTATCGGGAAGACACCAAGCGCTTATATGAAACAAATAGCAAAAGAAATGCCATTTGATCTTAAAGGCTGGTTGAAGTATCTTCCAATTTTAGTTGTAGCTATATATGCTTATGATATATTAGGATATGCTTTTGAAGGCGATGTAGAATATTCTTTATTGAGATTAGTCGGAAATTTTCTGGTAATGGTATTATTTATAGTACTGATAGCAATTACATTTAAATACGTAGCTAGTACAAAATCTAAAATAAAAGAATATGGCGCATTTGCGTTTCTTGGCTTTTTCCCGCTTAGTTTATTTATTGGTTTAATCTATTTAGATAGATTTATTGAAACACCAGCTATTCAATTTGGTATTACTGCTAAAATTGTTATGATAGCAGTTTCTGTATTGGTGCTTGTTGGAGTTTCAATATGGAGTAAAACATGGATTTCTATTATTATTCCAATCATTATGTATTTACCAGATTATTTGTTAAGTAAAAGTAGCCTGTCTGATGATGCACAGCTATTATGGGGCGCGTGGTCAATACCGATCTTCTTTGGTATCTACTTGCTGATTACAATTAAAATAGAAAAAAGGAAAGCGAAAATTTAA
- a CDS encoding alpha/beta fold hydrolase produces MPYLQERYAVLAVDLIGYVESDRGPANDLTLPKQATYIIEALDQYNIPAAHVIGHDLGGGIAQILAVTQPERVKSLVVIDGVCFANWPLPKVVSIRYPVAEEFVPSPLFIERMLLEGLYYPSMLTPELLRAFTEPFATPTGSEELQQASFALNHHQTEDLVPYLPNLTCPATFLWGQHDRYLVPYWGYLLHQTVPHSTFKLIPNANHYSMIDQPSIVAEEFLAHLSRS; encoded by the coding sequence ATTCCTTACTTACAGGAAAGGTATGCGGTTCTTGCAGTTGATCTAATCGGCTATGTGGAATCAGATCGTGGACCGGCAAATGATTTGACATTACCAAAACAGGCTACGTATATTATTGAGGCTTTAGACCAGTATAATATACCCGCGGCACATGTTATCGGACATGATCTTGGTGGAGGCATTGCACAGATTCTAGCGGTTACACAACCAGAAAGAGTAAAAAGTCTCGTCGTAATTGATGGCGTTTGTTTTGCGAATTGGCCACTTCCAAAAGTTGTGTCGATTCGTTACCCTGTCGCTGAAGAATTTGTGCCGTCCCCTTTATTTATTGAAAGAATGTTACTTGAAGGACTCTATTATCCTTCGATGCTAACACCTGAGTTACTGCGCGCTTTTACGGAACCATTCGCAACACCAACAGGATCTGAAGAGCTTCAGCAAGCATCCTTTGCACTTAATCATCATCAAACAGAAGACCTCGTACCATACTTGCCAAACTTAACATGTCCGGCAACGTTTTTATGGGGGCAGCATGATCGCTATCTTGTTCCTTATTGGGGCTACCTTTTACATCAAACAGTACCACACTCAACTTTTAAACTAATTCCAAATGCTAATCATTATTCGATGATTGATCAACCAAGTATTGTTGCGGAGGAATTTTTAGCACATTTATCCCGATCTTAA
- a CDS encoding PadR family transcriptional regulator → MSSSQMLKGILEGCLLSIIAKDETYGYEMIEKLDAYGFAMVSEGSIYPLLLRMKKEGLVITNQKELPSGGPKRKYYSLTSKGMEELEMFKERWSVISSSVHQLLGEEG, encoded by the coding sequence ATGTCTTCAAGCCAAATGTTAAAGGGGATTTTAGAAGGATGCCTTTTATCAATTATAGCAAAGGATGAAACTTACGGATATGAAATGATTGAAAAGCTAGATGCCTATGGCTTTGCAATGGTCAGTGAAGGAAGTATATATCCATTATTGCTTCGTATGAAAAAAGAGGGGCTTGTGATAACCAATCAAAAGGAACTTCCATCTGGAGGACCAAAACGAAAATATTATTCTTTAACATCGAAGGGAATGGAAGAATTAGAAATGTTTAAGGAGCGGTGGTCTGTTATCTCAAGTAGTGTACATCAATTATTGGGAGAGGAAGGATAG
- a CDS encoding antibiotic biosynthesis monooxygenase family protein has translation MILEAVALQVKQGKEFEYEEAFRTASSIISSMKGYISHELQACLEVKGRYLLLVKWETLDDHTIGFRQSNGYQEWKKQLHHFYDPFPVVEHFENVNFR, from the coding sequence ATGATATTAGAGGCTGTTGCCCTTCAGGTTAAGCAAGGAAAAGAATTTGAATATGAAGAAGCATTTCGTACTGCTTCATCCATCATTTCTTCAATGAAAGGATACATATCGCACGAATTACAGGCTTGTTTAGAGGTGAAAGGAAGATATTTATTGTTAGTTAAATGGGAGACACTTGACGATCATACAATCGGATTTAGACAATCAAACGGCTATCAAGAATGGAAAAAACAATTACACCATTTCTATGATCCATTTCCAGTGGTAGAACATTTTGAAAACGTCAATTTTCGTTAG
- a CDS encoding metallophosphoesterase, with amino-acid sequence MKKKRIFIYISLVFVLLIVFKVYYDTNFFKVNQVEFESNKILDRSSFTILQISDLHNKVFGDENEKLLDKIMDLNADIIVITGDLIDRKTSDFTDVFALVDELMAVNENTYFISGNHEWDNPETEAFFAGLEERNVNMLDNTHTTITIENATINLVGVGDSSTEHDNLGKALEGLDEVNYTVLLSHTPDTSNRFIESPADLALSGHTHGGQVRLPFIGGVIAPDQGFFPAFDKGIFKRGNDKYLYIDSGLGTSILAIRFLNQSQMSLITVK; translated from the coding sequence ATGAAAAAGAAACGGATTTTTATTTATATTAGTCTAGTATTTGTTTTACTTATAGTATTTAAAGTCTACTATGATACGAACTTTTTTAAAGTAAATCAGGTTGAATTTGAGTCGAACAAGATTCTGGATCGTTCATCCTTTACTATTCTGCAGATAAGTGACCTACATAATAAAGTTTTTGGTGATGAAAATGAAAAATTATTAGATAAGATAATGGATTTAAATGCGGATATTATTGTGATTACTGGTGATCTTATTGATCGGAAAACAAGTGATTTTACGGATGTATTTGCTCTAGTCGACGAACTTATGGCAGTAAATGAGAATACTTATTTTATATCAGGAAATCATGAGTGGGATAACCCAGAAACAGAAGCTTTTTTTGCAGGACTAGAAGAACGAAATGTCAACATGCTAGACAATACGCATACGACAATTACCATAGAAAATGCAACAATCAACCTTGTTGGCGTTGGAGATAGCTCAACAGAACATGACAACCTTGGAAAAGCCTTAGAAGGCCTAGACGAAGTCAACTACACAGTGTTGCTGTCACATACACCTGATACATCAAATCGTTTCATAGAAAGCCCGGCAGACTTGGCATTGAGTGGACACACGCATGGTGGGCAGGTGCGATTACCGTTCATTGGTGGTGTTATTGCACCAGATCAAGGCTTCTTTCCAGCATTTGATAAAGGAATATTTAAACGTGGAAATGACAAGTATCTTTATATTGATAGTGGATTAGGAACAAGCATCCTGGCGATCCGTTTTTTAAATCAGAGTCAAATGAGTCTAATTACAGTGAAATAG
- a CDS encoding CueP family metal-binding protein has product MKKSVFGVIGISIIAVMAYFIIVSSDGDDSKGNKTLNIRELVNDYSIGAKTAEAASITSEQLVVTNSDGESTYALPEDDFFVSIAPYIEETHPCAIHSLTGCRGELANQNFDVHIEDTEGNIYLDEVMTSQANGFIDLWLPRDKTYHVTIEQDGKKVESEIATFVSDDTCITTMQLMDK; this is encoded by the coding sequence ATGAAAAAAAGTGTTTTTGGAGTAATTGGGATTTCTATAATAGCAGTTATGGCATATTTCATTATAGTAAGTTCTGACGGAGATGATTCTAAGGGAAATAAAACACTAAATATAAGAGAATTAGTGAACGATTACAGTATCGGTGCCAAAACAGCCGAAGCTGCCTCAATTACGTCAGAACAACTTGTCGTAACGAACAGCGATGGAGAATCAACATATGCCTTACCAGAAGATGATTTCTTTGTTTCTATTGCTCCTTATATTGAAGAAACACATCCTTGTGCTATACACAGTTTAACAGGCTGTCGTGGCGAATTGGCTAACCAAAATTTTGATGTACACATTGAAGATACAGAGGGTAATATTTATCTAGATGAAGTCATGACGTCCCAGGCAAATGGTTTTATTGATTTATGGCTTCCTCGTGATAAAACGTATCACGTTACAATTGAACAAGATGGTAAGAAGGTAGAGTCTGAAATAGCTACATTTGTAAGTGATGATACTTGTATCACAACGATGCAATTGATGGACAAGTAG